From Pyxicephalus adspersus chromosome 7, UCB_Pads_2.0, whole genome shotgun sequence, a single genomic window includes:
- the RSL1D1 gene encoding ribosomal L1 domain-containing protein 1 isoform X1: MEAVQYGIEEAQITKAVQALLAYQRTKENAKKLILNEHDWMSLMVTVWRIPSSPKTLRIPLPHGIRPHTCEVCLFTRDEPNMTSEQTENFYKKMLAQHGITQITKVIPLKTMKKEYKPYEAKRRLLGSFDLFLADSRIRRLLPSHIGKHFYKEKREPQSVNLKAKNLSSELNRFIQGTQLHITNRGCCYSIRVGHTGMTVEHIVENTLAVSKVLAEKMPKKWKNIKILHLKTQASVALPIYNSPIVNLNKIDLTQTVDSNNCHLKMEGENLKEGKLVSTEEDLPVKNNRQMLFNKPQHKSVDEDEQNEDIPELVPILDSATTEKKLQTSKTPRKKAAGNTQQPGRINSAKRHKMTAKTDEEAKTQGKENNHTASEDLKSQVLSTKHAIVKKTSTKSTVKLARSAKKVPIAKKLKSKIN, encoded by the exons ATGGAGGCCGTTCAGTATGGGATTGAGGAGGCGCAG ATTACAAAAGCTGTCCAAGCCcttcttgcatatcaaagaactaaggaaaatgccaaaaaattaattttaaatgaacatGACTGGATGTCTTTAATGGTGACTGTTTGGAGGATACCAAGTAGTCCAAAGACTTTAAGGAT tcCTCTCCCCCATGGAATAAGACCTCATACATGTGAGGTTTGCCTTTTCACTAGAGATGAGCCAAATATGACAAGTGAACAGACAGAAAACTTCTACAAAAAGATGCTTGCTCAGCATGGCATCACACAGATTACTAAG GTCATTCCtcttaaaacaatgaaaaaagaatacaaaccATATGAAGCTAAGCGACGCTTACTTGGTAGCTTTGACTTGTTCCTTGCTGATTCGAGAATCCGTAGACTTCTGCCTTCTCATATTGGTAAACATTTCTACAAGGAGAAGAG AGAGCCTCAGTCTGTGAACTTGAAGGCCAAGAACTTGTCTTCTGAACTAAATCGGTTTATCCAGGGAACACAGCTTCATATTACCAACAGAGGGTGCTGCTA CTCAATACGCGTGGGTCACACTGGAATGACGGTGGAACACATTGTTGAAAACACCTTGGCTGTTTCCAAAGTACTAGCTGAGAAGATGCCAAAG aaatggaaaaatattaaGATCCTCCATCTGAAAACACAGGCATCTGTGGCTCTGCCTATATACAATTCCCCTATAGTCAATCTGAATAAAATAGACCTAACTCAGACTGTAGACAgtaat aatTGTCATCTGAAAATGGAAGGCGAGAATCTTAAAGAGGGGAAACTAGTATCTACTGAAGAGGATTTACCCGTTAAGAATAATAgacaaatgctttttaataaacCACAGCACAAGTCTGTTGATGAAGATGAGCAAAATGAAGATATTCCAGAACTTGTTCCTATCCTGGATTCTGCCACTACAGAGAAG AAATTGCAAACCAGCAAAACACCTAGGAAAAAAGCAGCAGGCAACACCCAGCAGCCAGGACGAATTAATTCTGCCAAGCGGCACAAAATGACTGCTAAAACTGATGAAGAAGCGAAAACACAAGGCAAAGAAAATAACCATACTGCAAGTGAGGATCTTAAAAGCCAGGTGCTCTCAACCAAGCATGC
- the RSL1D1 gene encoding ribosomal L1 domain-containing protein 1 isoform X2, with protein MPADQITKAVQALLAYQRTKENAKKLILNEHDWMSLMVTVWRIPSSPKTLRIPLPHGIRPHTCEVCLFTRDEPNMTSEQTENFYKKMLAQHGITQITKVIPLKTMKKEYKPYEAKRRLLGSFDLFLADSRIRRLLPSHIGKHFYKEKREPQSVNLKAKNLSSELNRFIQGTQLHITNRGCCYSIRVGHTGMTVEHIVENTLAVSKVLAEKMPKKWKNIKILHLKTQASVALPIYNSPIVNLNKIDLTQTVDSNNCHLKMEGENLKEGKLVSTEEDLPVKNNRQMLFNKPQHKSVDEDEQNEDIPELVPILDSATTEKKLQTSKTPRKKAAGNTQQPGRINSAKRHKMTAKTDEEAKTQGKENNHTASEDLKSQVLSTKHAIVKKTSTKSTVKLARSAKKVPIAKKLKSKIN; from the exons atgccagcggatcag ATTACAAAAGCTGTCCAAGCCcttcttgcatatcaaagaactaaggaaaatgccaaaaaattaattttaaatgaacatGACTGGATGTCTTTAATGGTGACTGTTTGGAGGATACCAAGTAGTCCAAAGACTTTAAGGAT tcCTCTCCCCCATGGAATAAGACCTCATACATGTGAGGTTTGCCTTTTCACTAGAGATGAGCCAAATATGACAAGTGAACAGACAGAAAACTTCTACAAAAAGATGCTTGCTCAGCATGGCATCACACAGATTACTAAG GTCATTCCtcttaaaacaatgaaaaaagaatacaaaccATATGAAGCTAAGCGACGCTTACTTGGTAGCTTTGACTTGTTCCTTGCTGATTCGAGAATCCGTAGACTTCTGCCTTCTCATATTGGTAAACATTTCTACAAGGAGAAGAG AGAGCCTCAGTCTGTGAACTTGAAGGCCAAGAACTTGTCTTCTGAACTAAATCGGTTTATCCAGGGAACACAGCTTCATATTACCAACAGAGGGTGCTGCTA CTCAATACGCGTGGGTCACACTGGAATGACGGTGGAACACATTGTTGAAAACACCTTGGCTGTTTCCAAAGTACTAGCTGAGAAGATGCCAAAG aaatggaaaaatattaaGATCCTCCATCTGAAAACACAGGCATCTGTGGCTCTGCCTATATACAATTCCCCTATAGTCAATCTGAATAAAATAGACCTAACTCAGACTGTAGACAgtaat aatTGTCATCTGAAAATGGAAGGCGAGAATCTTAAAGAGGGGAAACTAGTATCTACTGAAGAGGATTTACCCGTTAAGAATAATAgacaaatgctttttaataaacCACAGCACAAGTCTGTTGATGAAGATGAGCAAAATGAAGATATTCCAGAACTTGTTCCTATCCTGGATTCTGCCACTACAGAGAAG AAATTGCAAACCAGCAAAACACCTAGGAAAAAAGCAGCAGGCAACACCCAGCAGCCAGGACGAATTAATTCTGCCAAGCGGCACAAAATGACTGCTAAAACTGATGAAGAAGCGAAAACACAAGGCAAAGAAAATAACCATACTGCAAGTGAGGATCTTAAAAGCCAGGTGCTCTCAACCAAGCATGC